One Myxococcales bacterium genomic window, GCGCACGCTGAAGGTTCAAACGGTCGCTCGCGAGCCAAAGCTCGACCCCGGCAGCGAAGCGACCATCGACGTCACGGTGGCTGACGCCAAAGGGCGCGCGATGCCCGGCGCGTCGGTGGCGCTCGCCGTCGTTGATGAAGCGATCCTCGCACTCAGCGACGCAAAGCTGCCCGATCCCATCGCGACGTTCTACCCGCCGCGCAGCTCCGAGCTGCGTGAGCTGCGTTCGCGCGATCTCGTCTGGCTCGCGCGCCCCGCGGCCCTTCGTCTCGCCGGGGACGACAGCCGACCGCGAGTCAAGAACGGCTCGGTACGCATGTCGGTCACCCGCGGAGCGGGCGCGGCCGGCCTCGCCGATGTCAGCGCGGACAAGCTCGATCTGGGACGAGCGGAGAAGCCCAAGAAGGAGATGGCGGAGAAGAAGTCGGCGGCGCCGCGTCCCGTGGCCTCTGCGGCGCCGCCATCACCCCCGTCCGGTGCAGCGGCGAAGGACGAAGAGTCCGCGGCCGACGATGCAAAGTCCCCCGAGCTGAAGCTGCGGAAGGACTTCGCAGCGCTCGCCGCCTGGCTCCCGCGCCTCACGACCGACGCATCGGGCCGCGTGCAGGCGAAGGTCAAGCTGCCGGAGAGCGTCACACGCTACCGCATCATGGCCGTCAGCTCGGCCGGCATCACCGACTTCGGCGCCGGCGAGTCCACGGTGACGACGCGTTTGCCGCTCATGGTGCGGCCGTCGGCGCCGCGGTTCTTGAACTACGGCGATCGCTTCGAGTTCCCGATCGTTCTCCAGAACCAAACCGACGCGCCGCTCGACGTCGCCGTGGCGGCACGCGCCAAGAACGCGCGCATGCTCGACACCGGCGGGCGCCGCGTGGTGGTGGCGCCGAACGATCGCGTGGAGGTTCGCGTTCCCGTGGGCACCGCCAAGGCCGGCACGGCGCGCTTCCAAGTAGCCGCCGCGACGATCTCGGGGACGGGAGCGCGCATGGCGAACGACGCCGCCGAGCTCGAGCTGCCGGTGTGGACGCCGGCGACGAGCGAGGCCTTCGCGACCTACGGCACGCTCGACGAAGGCGCCATCGCCCAGAAGGTGCAGATGCCCGGCGGTGTCGTGAAGGAGTTCGGCGCCCTCGAGATCACGACGTCGTCGACGGGCCTGCAAGGGCTCACCGACGCGGTGCTGTACCTGATCCGCTATCCCTTCGACTGCAACGAGCAGATCTCGTCGCGCATGATGAGCATCGCCGCCTTGCGCGACGTGCTTGGGGCCTTCGGTTCGAAGGAACTGCCGAAGCCGGCGGTGCTCGCGGAGAGCATGAAGGCCGACATGGAGAAGCTCCGTACGAGGCAGCACTACTCGGGCGGCTTCTCGTTCTGGGGCCCTAACTTCGAGCCCTACCCGTGGGTCAGCGTGCACGTCTCCCACGCGCTCCAACGTGCGAAGTCGAAGGGCTACGCCGTGCCGAGCGATGTCGAGTCCCGCTCGCGCTCGTTCCTTCAGAACGTCGAGCGCTGGATCCCCGCGTACTACCACCCGGATTCGCGGAGGGCCATCGTCGCCTACGCGCTCTACGTACGGCACCGCTGGGGCATCGGCGACGTGGCGCGCGCCAAGGCGCTCATCCAAGAGGCCGGCGGCGTCGAGAAGCTTCCGCTCGACCAAGTCGGCTGGCTCCTCCCGACGCTCGGCGCCGACGCGACCTCGACCAACGAGGTCGAGGCGATGCGCCGGCTCCTCAGGAACCGCGTGACCGAGACGGCTGGCGCGGCGCACTTCGCGACGAGTTATGGCGACGGCTCGCACTTCTTGCTTCACTCCGACCGGCGCGCCGACGGCGTGCTCTTGGAGTCGCTCATCGGTGATCAGCCGGAAAACGATCTGATCCCCAAGCTCGTGACCGGTCTGCTCGGCCACCGCAAGGCCGGCAAGTGGACGAGCACTCAGGAGAACGCGTTCGTCCTCTTGGCGCTCGACCGCTACTTCCAAACGTACGAGAAGCAGACGCCGAACTTCGTGGGGCGCGCGTGGCTCGGTGAGAAGCTAGCCATGGAGCAGGCGTTCCAGGGTCGAAGCACCGACCGTAACCACGTCGCGATCCCGATGGCGGTGCTCGCCAGCCTCGTCGAGCCGAGGGGCGGCGCGCCGGTGGATCTCGTGCTGCAAAAGGACGGCGTCGGCCGCCTCTACTACCGCGTCGGCATGACCTACGCGCCGAGCGATCTTCGTCCGCCGCCGACGGAACAAGGCTTCAGCGTCACGCGCGTCTACGAAGGCGCCGACGACGCGAAAGACGTACGGCGTGATCCCGACGGCACCTACCGCGTAAAGGCCGGCGCCAAGGTCCGCATCCGCGTGAGCATGGTCGCCCCTGCGCGGCGCCACCATGTCGCGCTCGTGGATCCCTTGCCCGCGGGCCTTGAGCCCATGAACCCCGCGCTCGCCGTCACCGGCGCCATCCCCCAAGACAAGAACGAGTCGGAGAAGAAGCGTGGCGTGCCCTGGTGGTGGAGCCGCACCTGGTACGAGCACCAAAACATGCGCGACGAGCGAGCCGAGGCCTTCGCGTCGCTCTTGTGGGACGGCGTCTACGAGTACACCTACGTGGCTCGTGCGACGGTGCCCGGTACGTACGTCGCGCCGCCGCCGAAGGCGGAGGAGATGTACAGCCCCGAGACCTTCGGCCGCGGAGCGGGCGATCGCGTCATCGTGGAGTGACGCGACGCCGACGACGGCCCGGCGCGCGGCGACGCTCGAGGCCGTCGAGGACCGACTTGGACTCGGGCGTCAGCCACACGAAGCGCAGGCCCATGAGGCCTTCGCGGTCGTCGCGGCGAACGACGTCGGCGATGCCCTCGAGCGTGTAGAGGTCGTCGTCGACGAAGGTCACGCGCACGTCGATCTGCGCGCCGACGGGCTCAAGCTGGCGGGTGCGGACGCACGCGCCGCTCCTGCTCAGATCCGTCACGAAGAGGTCGCTCCCCGGCTCGGGGTACTGATCGGTCACGGGAAAACGCTCGGCGCGGGCCGTCCTCATGGGGCGAGCTTCCGTGGTCGAGGGCGCGGGGGCCAAGTTTTGCGGGCGGTCAAAGCGGGAAGAGGATGCCGCCCCGGGTCGATGCACTAGGATGGACACCGGTCGCCGATGTTCGCCCGCTTCAAACGCGAGTCTCTGTGGATTGCCGCCGTGGGCCCGCTGTTTGCGACGGCCTGCACGTTCCTCGTGTCGTTCGACGAGCGCGCCCCCACGGACGAAGAAGACGCAGGCCCCGCGGCGACGACGACGGCGACGACCACCGCCACGACCCCGCCGCCGGCCCCCCCCGACGCCGGTCCCAATCCCTGCATCGATCCGGCCACGAAGGCTCACGTGCAAGACGGCACCTTGGGCTCGCTCGATCCGACGGACCGCTTGACGCGCTGCTGCGCGGGGATCCCGAGGCGCATCGACAGCAAGGAGCACTGCGGCGTTTGCGGATTTCAATGCGCCGCCGATCAGAACTGTGAGCTTCGCGCCGGTGCCTACTACTGCACCGGTTGCGCCAGCGACGGCAACGCCGTCAACGGTCGGTGCCAAGGCTCCACGGGCTGCTGCTCGCAGAGCTTCGCGCCTGGGCTCGGCGTCTGCGCAGCGAGCACCCCTTGCCAAACGGGCGCGACCAACGTGTGCAACAACGCGCTTTGTCAGCAGCGCGGGGCTATTTGCCGCCCTGCAGGGACGGAGAGCGCCATCTGCACGTATCCTTGAGTTCGCCCATGCGCCTCCTGTCCCCTCAAGTCGTGTGGCTCGGCGCGGTGACGCTCCTTGCCGGGGGCTGCTCGCTGCTCGCCGAGTTCAAGGATCGCGAGGGCGACGCCGACGACGGTGGCGCCCCCGACGGTCCGTTGACAAGCATCAACCCCGGCGGGCGCGACGCCTCCACCGATGGGTCGGTAGCCGCCGTCGAGGGCGGCACCGTGAGCGAGGCCGGTACCCCCGAGACCGCCGGACCGGTCACCTGCGCCGACAAGGCGAACGGCTTCGACATGGGGAACAACATGCGCTGCTGCGGCGGCGTGTCGACGCGCATGGATACGAACGCCAACTGCGGCGCCTGCGGCATCGACTGCAACACCGACAAGAATCACTCCTGCATCGCGCACGCGGGCCGCTTTTATTGCGCCGGGTGCAATGCCGCTGGGGGCGGTGGCAGCGGAGCTTGCTTCACCGGCTGCTGCTTCGTGCCGTTTACCCAAGCCCTCGGCGTGTGCACGCCCGAGCTCGGATGCGGCGCTGTCGCGGGCGTCTCGGGCTTCTGCAACGACTCCCCTTGCGAAACCAAAGCGCCAGGAACGCAGTGCCACAGTGACACGTTGGACGGTAACTACTGCGGCTACTGAGCGAGGCTACGCGTCAGCGTTGCCGCTTCCTGTGCCACCAGCGCCGCGCCCCGAACCTTCCGGCCCGGACGTGGGCACGTTCGACGCATCGTCCGACTGTGGCGCCGCGGGCGCTGCGGCTTGCTCGGGCACCGGCGCCGCGGCCCCATAGGCCGCTTGCGCCGCTTGCGCCTGTTGCCAAGCCTGCTGCTGCGCCTCGTGCG contains:
- a CDS encoding PilZ domain-containing protein; protein product: MRTARAERFPVTDQYPEPGSDLFVTDLSRSGACVRTRQLEPVGAQIDVRVTFVDDDLYTLEGIADVVRRDDREGLMGLRFVWLTPESKSVLDGLERRRAPGRRRRRVTPR